TGTACATTTAAGTATTTGaatgtatatacatttagaCACAAGTTTCTTCGAAAATTTGGTCATTaagctgaaaataaaaaaataatatgaaaaatgatattggaataataaatacactaaGCTATAATAaacttacaattataaaattacattgtttattaattaggtTTGTTTACTTACTTAGCTAATCTATGCACCTCGTCCCTGCTTTTGATGCCCCCAGTAGGTGACAGCAGTACACTGAGGCAGTTCAAGAGTTGAATAGGGTCAATTCGGGGCTGTAAAGAAAATACCAGTAAGCATTACACTAAGTagatttatgatatatttgttgtatatttaatctaataagtacttgtattttgaatttatggaattaataaagagtaaaattaaatattactataatcaGTGTGATTTAtagcatatatattattttatacttgagCAATagttctataaattaaaaaaatgtttatctgTCTTTACTTATTTAACAAAGGTAAAGGGCTTATCattttatatctatctattGGACAATGAACAAGTTGGAGCAAGCAAATCTTAAATATACCAtagatatatattgaataaggaaaataaaaatcaatgagTCACGATAGTTCAAAGTCCACTTTACGTAGTCACTTAAAACTACCAATGCATAGATGGCGTTcttgtaacatttttaatattaataattaacatactttcaatttttatagtatcgtttatatattttgttttgcaattataaatacgatttttaaaaatacagtatttCAATAAGGTTTCCAGTCTGAATATCTTATGAAAGGTAGATGTAGCGTGTTATACGTGATACCTTGAAATTCTTAGACATTGGACCTAATTAATTCCAATgatgtatttcataatattgtcataaaattgcaaataaaatgtttaaagaatATAACATTGCGGAAAAATTAGGTTGGGTTTTTTGCTAGAAGCAAATCCAGTCAATATATGAACTTGGCGGATAACGTTTAATTaacgaaaataaattgttaaaccGTATTTGTTTCTTAGTATATTGCATTGAAAAACTTACCATGCTTTACTTATTGCGTGTTATATTTCAGAACCTGGATGACGCGTTGCAGTCATGTGCCACGCCTTGCTTGTAGCAATACAAAATGGCGTTTCATTTTAAAACGATCGATAATTATTGCAGAAATCACACAAAGCTATTAAGGCACATTATATATTAGTTCTTTCTTAAGAGTTCTTACactaatttctattaaaatgctATCACCAACGTGAATGTTCAATGTTTTTTCTTATGTAATACTAAAGTAATTTTCGATTTACATAGCCTATCCGTAATATTCTagggttttatttatattcatattaattatacatatacgaCTTCGTTACATTAAAAGAGTCCTAAATTTAGGCCAGCGACAGAAGACCTTTATTATTTCCGTCCAAAGGTAGTCGCTGATCCCAAAACCACGGCTAGCCGCAAGCGAGAGAAAAGTTGGATTGAAATAGAATTGACTTCTACAAAATGGAAACCCCTTTACGGCAGACTGAATGAGAACGGAAATCCGTTGACAAAATGCCAACCGaacaaacagattaaaaattaaatggtcTTAAAATTATAGAGTTACATTtctaattgatttattatataacaaggaACTTTGTATTGTTTGCATGCAAattgtaattttgaatttaaaaaatgttattatatatattttttgtatttaaaagtacataattttagttaaatatgaattaataaaaagcttttagcaatatacaaaaaaaaggcTACTATCGAAATCGTGTTcatgtggaatggtggcaaaaatTCTAGCagaattaaaagtataaataaaccgttgttgtaaataagttgtttaattattcttaGATAGATGAGGATaagagtttattttcattttcataaaatttaattgttttacatttatattacaagTCAGCACTTTGTTGTTGTACAATACATGAAAGTTTTAACTGTGGTGATTTGGCAAGTTGGCAAAACTGGACTGTTAAATTTTGTCATGTGTatccaataaaaattataatacgatctgtgtaaaaaaaaacaaaagtcatAGCTCATATGACAGATGACACTAGACCAGACACttgaattgattaaaaatgttttaataaaagtgtTCGGTGTAATTGCAtttcaattttgtataatttaagaaatccttgtattttattttcttataatacttatacttaCGTGGCACTGGCAATATATCTGTATTAAGAAATATGTGGGGCGATTCCTTGTTAATAGTCTTTATTTCAATATGCACTGCATTTTTGGGAGAAGGTATTAAATTCCAATATACTTAAAACATACTAGTCAATTACTAAATAAGAACCGAATAACCTTATTTAGTGATTATGGGTATTATTACTTTACCACTaagtaaattacaaaagaaatgttttattatttttcaggaCTGACGTGGATTTTAGTATATCGAACCGAAAAATACCAGAAACTAAAAGTTGAAGTTGAGCGCCAAAGcaaaaaacgtaatattttaaattttttatttgaggaaataaataaattcttgcgTATAATATCTTGTAATTATAGAATAACTAATTTATGATCAATTAAGATCGATTAATCTAGTTTGTTATTGTCTAGCTTTCctagatttttaaaatgctGCACAATAATACTTGTAGTTGCAGTATatggtttattaataaatcatattattttgcaTCTGTGTCAAGTTTATTTAACTGATATTCAAAGTAGtgattttaattagtaaaatgaTAGAAAcagtaataaagatttttattacatgtagTGGAAAAGCGCAAGGAAGCACATGGAGATTCTTTAGATAAGcaacataagaaaaaaattgaacGAGAAGAAGAAAGGCTTAAAAACAACAATAGAGATCTTTCATTGGTTAAGATGAAGTCAATGTTTGCAATTGGTTTTGCATTCACAGCATTGCTGAGCATGTTCAATAGCATGtgagttaaattttttttacattacatcaATATAGCATTTCTtgatatacatgtatttttatgtaactgatttttgtaattttgtatgtttAGTTTTGATGGAAGAGTTGTTGCTAAGCTCCCTTTCTACCCTATTTCCTGGATTCAAGGATTGAGTCACAGAAACTTACCAGGAGATGACTACACTGATTGctcatttatatttctttacattttatgCACTATGAGCATAAGGTATGATTTGATATctacaaataacttttttttaaatgagtaatgtacatatatatttttaaatttatgtaatttttgttgCTTACAGACAAAACATTCAAAAGCTATTAGGGTTTGCTCCATCACGTGCAGCTTCTAAGCAAGGAGGTGCTTTATTTGCAGCTCCACCGGCCCAATTTAAATAGGAAAATTTAATAGTACATGATTAAtttgaacaataattttaatttatataataattgttatagattaagcatttctttatttttgtttaatttaaaaaatacacatggTAATTACCAAATTACCATAATTGTTTACTTAAACATGATTGACATACATATTTGATTTATGGTTTGTTTTAGAAATAAAGTATGTTAATTaaactgttttaatttattatttcatactatTCTAGTATACATTGGTTTCTATCAAAGGTTCATCAATTAATATTCTGTCAAATCCAAATCTTGATAGATCAATTGTTGTAAACTGACAATCAATGATTAATTCAGCAACTGCTCTACCAATTCCTGGAGAATGTTGAACAcctaaaaagaatatttaattatgtcaatataaaattacaattaatcagTTGATTATACAAGtaacaaaatacaaacaaaataataacaatttttttacctTGTCTGCTAAAGCCTGTTGCAAAAAACAGATTTGTGTGGTATGGATGTGGGCCTAAAATTCCAGTGTCATCGTATGTATTACAATCAATAAAATCCATTGAAATAGGTTTAACCTGAAAATagcaagtaaatataaatatatattttttaaaagcaacTATTGAGAGAAGACTAAagaattaagtaataatatatttaaaaatgttatcgtttttatttacttaaaatactttattgcacaacacataaaaacattagagaaatacaaaatattagatAATGGCAGTTGTGACGCTTATAGCAATCTCTCACTGACAACCTTTGATGATAGAAGCTTGGAACAAAAACAGGTAAGTGCAGAAATAGATAgagaaacatttatattttgtaaatatttactatttgttTATATGTGTTTTCATTGCTtggtaagtataaaatatagcaattaaaacttaaatttaccTTTGATTTTACACATTCTGGGTATCTATTGTGTAATGAAGAATAAAGAACATCAGTGTTGGAAATATCTTTATCTTGTTTGATTAAAGGAATTTGCCcacacattaattttttttgtaatccatCTCTTTTTAACCATAAACCACTGGTATCCATTATGAAAGGAGTATTTAAACCAAATGACATGTTGTTATCCTCATTTTCAATTGAATATACATTGTACTCCCTGGAAAAATAATCGTTTCTATcacttgatttatatttaaattagtacatttgaataattctgcgaataaaatacatttcaggatttgatttttaaattcttgCTCTTGGGTTAAAAATGGCAAAAACTGTATGGTTAATTATTCTATGTAATCCAAGAGAGTGACTCATAATGtcaatagaaatataaacaaatttcataataatcttttaaaaaggacattagaaaaataatggctaaaaataattataatctattttatgaaaaaatgtacaatatatatacaaataaaaaaataagtttttatttgtacatattactttttcaaatataatatcttacCTCTTTTCAATTGGTAAAGGTATAGACAATAGACCACCACCTGTACCAATATTTGCCAATTTTGCTACTGATTCAGAATCACAACCAGCAGCTACAACACAAACTGCAAACTTTAAAAAGATTTCTTCATTGTCCTCAGTTCTGTATACTAgcctattaatttttttaaatgacccTGGTGCAACACCTTCCATTAAAATATCTTGTTGGGGGTTCATTTCAAAATCAATCACTTCAGATTTTAAATAAGTAGCGCCTAGTTCCtgtgttttttgtattaatccTTTTAACAAACTTTGTGAGTTGAACACACCTTCCGATTCTTTACTAATACAACctgtgaaataatatttttattattaatagtaaatcataacataattaaatacaaataataataaaacataacatgtgaaaattgtatataaattctatttaaatattttctttaatgaataaaattttacctaATTTAATATCAGAGGTGTTGATCCAAGGATACATTCTCTGTATTTCTTCAACTGTTAGTAATTTGTTGCTTATTCCAAACTCTTTTTGTAGCGAAACATTTTCCTCCAACTTTGAAGCATACTTTTCACTTGCAAGTATTAAAGTACCATGTGGTTTAAATTCAATATCCACATCTTTTTTCAAGTTGTTTCTTATATTTCTCAAAAAGTCAGCACTatattgtgataaataaatattttccggTAAAGAGTAATGTTGAGTAATGATTCCATGTGAGTGCATGTTCTGGCACATCTCATACtagaaaagtaataataattacatgaatatgcatattatttaatttattattaatgtatatgaaAGATATACTTACTGAGGTGTCTTTTTCTATAACAACAACAGATAACCCTTCACCTGCTCTGTTTTTAAGCCAATATGCTACAGAGGATCCTATAAAACCACCTCCAATTATAACGACGTCTGCATGTTCAGGATAATCAGACCGTTGTTTAAAGcctgattttatttcattatttattgtaccCCAAGTCCTTGTAAATGGATTTACTAACTTAGCATAATTCCGATTAGAAAATACGATaatctttgttaaatttttagttaaatttctCGAGAAATTCATGATTATTCTTAGAATTTAGAAGGAACCTTTATAATTCGTAAATAgcatatctttttaaatatgaatccAAGTTTATTGcaattcaaaaatgtattcttaTTTCTTCAACACCAGGTTAGAATGTTCCTTATTTATATCTCTCAATTATAATTCacgattaataaatttcatttcaacatAGTGATTAGGTATTAATTAAAAGCTCTTCTAAAGCCTGTGCATATTCTTATAACTATCACGTAGTCGTAATATAGATAAATCCTATATACTTTGATCGCTATTTGGTAAATCTTAATCTCAATTTTAAATGGTTTTCGTATTTAAGGGAATAAGGGACTAAATAGCATCGTTTGACATATGACATTTGTCATTAATTGACATTGACAGTTAGGTTATCAAGTGAATTATAGTTATGTattaagttgaaaatatttattcatacgtataaatataattaatagagtccttaaataagaattaaaatagttttatatttaatacagcaCTCAAATGTAAAACAGGAAAAGCAGTATTCCTcagttatgtatataatattataagtgcaaAACTCAAAGTCGGGTTTTGACCAATAGTATTAAAACGCATACTGTAGAGTTGTAGACGACTTTTTTTTCTCTGGTAATACTACCGCAGTGGTCGTTAATTCTTTAGGttaggtttttatttatgttgtgcAAAACAATGTGATTCTGGCATGTTACTCTAGTATTTAGAATTAGGgacgattttcatattttaattagttcttagtttttaaattatcatggaTTCCAAATACGCTTCTGTCGGTAaggaagaagaaaataaaaaatcttttgaaaatCATAGCCTTCATAAggttaaaaaaatgaaattgtgttatgaaaataatatcacaCAAACCAAggaaaatcaaaatgtaattgatgTAAATGGTGCGAAACAGAATAATGTTGTGAATGATAATTCTTCGAATGATATACCTGAAGACATTCAAGCAGTAAGAAAGACTTTGCCTGTTTATATGGTTCGAGGAAGGTAGTAATCCTAATTTGCtaagacaaattataaaaataaaaatgtgtctATGAATTACTTCATGCgttgcattaaaattattacaatattatttgtagacTATTGgaagaaataaagaaacataataCCATGATAATCATCGGAGAAACCGGCAGTGGAAAGACAACACAAATACCTCAACTTATTTATGAACAACATTTAGAAAGTAAATTTGTTATAGCCGTAACACAACCTCGCAGGGTTGCTGCCATAACATTGGCTTTACGAGTAGCAGCTGAAATGAAGACTGAGATTGGATCTATTGTTGGGTATgtgtaaattatgttttatgtattttgaacacgaaattgtaatatgtttttataatctgtgagtattctttgattattataaaaaatatattcattaatttgtttGTCTGCATTG
The nucleotide sequence above comes from Vanessa cardui chromosome 7, ilVanCard2.1, whole genome shotgun sequence. Encoded proteins:
- the LOC124530825 gene encoding FAD-dependent oxidoreductase domain-containing protein 1 yields the protein MNFSRNLTKNLTKIIVFSNRNYAKLVNPFTRTWGTINNEIKSGFKQRSDYPEHADVVIIGGGFIGSSVAYWLKNRAGEGLSVVVIEKDTSYEMCQNMHSHGIITQHYSLPENIYLSQYSADFLRNIRNNLKKDVDIEFKPHGTLILASEKYASKLEENVSLQKEFGISNKLLTVEEIQRMYPWINTSDIKLGCISKESEGVFNSQSLLKGLIQKTQELGATYLKSEVIDFEMNPQQDILMEGVAPGSFKKINRLVYRTEDNEEIFLKFAVCVVAAGCDSESVAKLANIGTGGGLLSIPLPIEKREYNVYSIENEDNNMSFGLNTPFIMDTSGLWLKRDGLQKKLMCGQIPLIKQDKDISNTDVLYSSLHNRYPECVKSKVKPISMDFIDCNTYDDTGILGPHPYHTNLFFATGFSRQGVQHSPGIGRAVAELIIDCQFTTIDLSRFGFDRILIDEPLIETNVY
- the LOC124530826 gene encoding calcium load-activated calcium channel, which codes for MWGDSLLIVFISICTAFLGEGLTWILVYRTEKYQKLKVEVERQSKKLEKRKEAHGDSLDKQHKKKIEREEERLKNNNRDLSLVKMKSMFAIGFAFTALLSMFNSIFDGRVVAKLPFYPISWIQGLSHRNLPGDDYTDCSFIFLYILCTMSIRQNIQKLLGFAPSRAASKQGGALFAAPPAQFK